In the genome of Flexistipes sinusarabici DSM 4947, one region contains:
- the tuf gene encoding elongation factor Tu, which translates to MSKQKYERKKPHVNVGTIGHVDHGKTTLTAAMTHVLSLKGYADYIEFGNIDKAPEEKERGITIATAHVEYESDKRHYAHVDCPGHADYVKNMITGAAQMDGAILVVSAADGPMPQTREHILLARQVGVPSIVVFMNKCDMVDDEELLELVELEIRDLLNTYEFPGDDIPIIKGSALQALENAEDEEKTKCIWELLQAMDDYIPAPERDIDKPFLMPIEDVFSISGRGTVVTGRVERGKVRVQDEIEIVGLTDTRKTVVTGVEMFRKILDEGEAGDNVGVLLRGIKKDDVERGQVLAKPGSITPHRKFKCEAYILTKEEGGRHTPFFSGYRPQFYFRTTDVTGVITLAEGVEMVMPGDNISCDVDLIQPIAMEQGLRFAIREGGRTVGAGVVTEIVE; encoded by the coding sequence ATGTCCAAGCAAAAGTACGAAAGGAAGAAACCTCACGTAAACGTAGGCACGATAGGCCACGTTGACCATGGTAAGACGACATTGACAGCAGCGATGACACATGTACTGTCATTAAAGGGGTACGCAGATTATATTGAGTTTGGTAATATAGACAAGGCCCCTGAGGAGAAGGAGCGTGGTATAACGATAGCCACCGCTCATGTTGAGTACGAGAGCGACAAGCGCCACTATGCGCACGTAGACTGTCCCGGTCACGCTGACTATGTAAAGAACATGATTACAGGTGCAGCGCAGATGGACGGAGCGATATTGGTGGTAAGTGCAGCAGACGGTCCTATGCCTCAGACAAGGGAGCACATTCTTTTGGCGAGACAGGTAGGAGTTCCCAGTATAGTAGTTTTCATGAACAAGTGCGATATGGTGGATGATGAGGAGCTGCTTGAGCTTGTAGAGCTTGAGATAAGAGACCTTCTGAACACCTATGAATTTCCCGGAGATGATATTCCGATAATCAAGGGTAGCGCATTGCAGGCGTTGGAGAATGCTGAAGACGAAGAGAAGACGAAGTGTATATGGGAATTGCTTCAGGCGATGGATGATTATATACCAGCTCCTGAGCGAGATATAGACAAGCCGTTTTTGATGCCGATCGAGGATGTATTCAGCATATCCGGCCGTGGGACAGTAGTTACGGGCAGAGTTGAGCGAGGTAAGGTAAGGGTTCAGGACGAGATAGAGATAGTAGGACTTACAGACACCCGTAAGACTGTGGTAACGGGAGTTGAGATGTTCCGTAAGATACTTGATGAAGGAGAAGCCGGAGATAATGTAGGTGTACTTCTTAGGGGTATCAAGAAGGATGATGTGGAGCGTGGCCAGGTACTTGCGAAGCCAGGCAGTATAACTCCTCACCGTAAGTTTAAGTGTGAGGCATATATATTGACAAAAGAAGAGGGTGGTCGTCATACGCCATTTTTCAGCGGTTATCGTCCACAGTTTTACTTCCGTACGACGGATGTGACAGGAGTGATAACATTGGCAGAGGGAGTAGAGATGGTAATGCCCGGAGATAATATCAGCTGTGACGTGGATTTAATCCAGCCGATAGCGATGGAGCAGGGATTAAGATTTGCTATACGTGAAGGCGGCAGGACAGTAGGTGCCGGTGTCGTTACAGAAATCGTGGAGTAA
- the rpsJ gene encoding 30S ribosomal protein S10, with protein MAEQKIRIKLKGYDHKILDKAVKDIVSTAKRTGAQTVGPIPLPTKKEKFTVLKSPHVNKKARDQYEIRTHKRLVDIFEHNPQTIDALMKLELSAGVDVEIKL; from the coding sequence ATGGCTGAACAAAAGATACGAATAAAATTAAAAGGCTACGATCATAAAATACTGGATAAAGCAGTAAAGGATATAGTCAGCACGGCCAAGAGGACGGGGGCACAAACTGTGGGCCCTATACCATTGCCCACGAAAAAGGAAAAATTTACAGTCTTGAAATCTCCCCATGTCAATAAGAAGGCGAGAGACCAGTATGAAATCAGGACTCACAAGAGACTTGTTGATATTTTTGAGCACAACCCACAAACTATTGATGCACTTATGAAGCTGGAATTATCAGCTGGTGTGGATGTTGAAATAAAACTATAA
- the rplC gene encoding 50S ribosomal protein L3 produces MFKAILGKKIGMSQIFTPEGKVIPVTVIEAGPCTVVQKKNVASDGYNALQMGYQKIKKVKNVTKPMLGHFKKNNLEPFKVLKEVKVENPDEFEIGQEVTVEAFAEGDVVDVQGKSIGKGFQGVMKRYNFGGGPASHGSNFHREPGSIGMCEMPAETPKGRKMPGRMGGKKVTVQGIKVVRVMPEKNLLLVAGAVPGHKNSTVFLRESTKKQKSN; encoded by the coding sequence ATGTTTAAGGCAATATTAGGAAAAAAAATAGGGATGAGTCAGATTTTTACTCCTGAAGGTAAAGTAATTCCTGTTACAGTTATTGAGGCAGGCCCTTGCACAGTAGTACAGAAGAAAAACGTAGCCAGCGACGGCTACAATGCTTTACAAATGGGGTATCAAAAGATTAAAAAAGTTAAAAATGTAACAAAACCTATGTTGGGGCATTTTAAGAAAAACAATCTTGAGCCTTTTAAGGTACTCAAAGAGGTGAAGGTTGAAAATCCTGACGAGTTTGAGATAGGTCAGGAAGTTACAGTGGAAGCCTTTGCAGAAGGTGACGTAGTCGATGTGCAGGGAAAATCTATCGGTAAAGGATTCCAAGGTGTCATGAAAAGGTATAACTTTGGCGGCGGTCCTGCTTCGCACGGTTCGAATTTTCACCGTGAACCAGGTTCAATCGGTATGTGTGAAATGCCGGCAGAGACACCCAAAGGGAGAAAAATGCCGGGAAGAATGGGCGGCAAAAAAGTTACTGTTCAGGGAATCAAAGTAGTTAGAGTTATGCCGGAGAAAAATCTGTTGTTAGTAGCCGGAGCTGTTCCCGGGCATAAGAATTCCACTGTATTTTTAAGGGAATCTACTAAGAAACAAAAAAGTAATTAG
- the rplD gene encoding 50S ribosomal protein L4 has translation MSKLDVINTNADKVDELDISEQLMDYPEKPWLVHEVVKMQLAGRRAGTHATKNRANISGGGKKPWRQKGTGRARAGSSRSPLWVGGATMFGPQPRSYAYKMPKKKVRSALKSAFSSKLKDGSVKIFDKLATENGKTKEAAEILAKLKAERNVLVLFTEYDEKLIKAFRNIPYVKLLNVQGLNVYDTVHAENILMSQECLQNVMEVLEK, from the coding sequence ATGAGCAAATTGGATGTTATAAATACGAATGCAGACAAAGTGGATGAATTGGATATATCCGAACAGTTGATGGATTATCCGGAAAAACCCTGGCTTGTTCATGAGGTTGTTAAAATGCAGCTCGCAGGCAGAAGAGCCGGAACACACGCCACAAAGAACAGGGCTAATATATCCGGAGGCGGTAAAAAACCCTGGAGGCAAAAAGGTACAGGCAGGGCAAGAGCAGGCTCATCCAGGTCCCCTCTTTGGGTCGGCGGTGCCACAATGTTTGGTCCTCAGCCCCGCAGTTATGCATATAAGATGCCCAAAAAGAAAGTTAGATCGGCTTTAAAGTCTGCCTTTAGTTCAAAGCTTAAAGATGGTAGCGTGAAAATTTTTGATAAACTTGCTACTGAAAACGGCAAAACTAAAGAAGCTGCTGAGATTTTAGCAAAATTGAAAGCCGAAAGAAACGTACTTGTCCTCTTTACCGAGTACGATGAAAAGCTGATAAAAGCATTTAGAAATATCCCTTATGTAAAGTTGTTGAATGTGCAAGGATTAAATGTGTACGACACAGTACATGCTGAAAATATTTTGATGTCTCAGGAATGCCTTCAAAATGTTATGGAGGTACTGGAAAAATGA
- a CDS encoding 50S ribosomal protein L23, whose protein sequence is MISVYDVIKKPLITEKAVSLKEDQNQVVFSVHPQANKVQIKQAVEELFEVKVKDVKTMNFKGKKKRFGLTLGRRDDWKKAVVMLEEDQKLEFV, encoded by the coding sequence ATGATATCTGTTTATGATGTAATTAAGAAGCCTTTGATTACGGAAAAGGCCGTGAGCCTTAAGGAAGATCAGAACCAAGTCGTATTTTCGGTTCATCCGCAGGCTAATAAAGTACAAATAAAACAAGCTGTGGAAGAGCTTTTTGAAGTTAAGGTCAAAGATGTAAAGACCATGAATTTTAAGGGAAAAAAGAAGCGTTTCGGCCTTACTCTGGGAAGAAGAGACGACTGGAAAAAAGCGGTGGTTATGTTAGAAGAAGATCAAAAGCTTGAGTTTGTTTAA
- the rplB gene encoding 50S ribosomal protein L2, giving the protein MGVKKYKPTSPGVRFRTNDDYSNVTAEKPEKSLVKPLAKKGGRNSYGRITVRHKGGGNKRLYRVIDFKRNKIDVPGVVKTIEYDPNRSARIALIVYADGEKRYILAPIGLKVGDHVLSGKDADIKPGNSLLLKEIPVGTVLHNVELRPGKGGQLARSAGTYSQLLSKEKGYCHVRLPSGEIRLVNAECRATVGQVSNPEHENLSVGKAGKNRWFGIRPSVRGVAMNPIDHPHGGGEGRTSGGRHPVTPWGKPTKGYKTRKSNKPTNKYIISRRR; this is encoded by the coding sequence ATGGGTGTTAAAAAATATAAACCAACGTCACCTGGTGTCAGGTTCAGAACGAATGATGATTATTCCAATGTAACTGCTGAGAAGCCTGAAAAGTCATTGGTCAAACCTCTGGCTAAAAAAGGCGGAAGAAACAGTTACGGAAGGATTACCGTCAGGCATAAAGGCGGTGGAAACAAGAGGCTTTACAGAGTAATTGACTTTAAGAGGAACAAAATTGATGTTCCCGGTGTCGTTAAAACAATAGAATATGATCCTAACAGAAGTGCAAGGATTGCACTGATCGTGTATGCTGATGGAGAAAAAAGATATATTCTTGCTCCTATCGGGCTGAAAGTGGGCGATCATGTTTTAAGTGGTAAGGATGCCGACATAAAGCCCGGCAACTCACTGCTGCTGAAAGAAATCCCCGTTGGGACAGTGTTACACAATGTGGAACTCAGGCCTGGTAAAGGTGGCCAGCTGGCAAGGTCTGCCGGTACATACTCCCAGCTTCTTTCAAAGGAGAAAGGGTATTGCCACGTAAGACTGCCTTCCGGTGAAATAAGGCTGGTAAATGCCGAATGCAGGGCAACAGTCGGCCAGGTTAGCAATCCTGAACATGAAAATCTGTCTGTTGGTAAAGCCGGTAAGAACAGATGGTTTGGAATACGCCCAAGTGTACGCGGCGTTGCCATGAACCCGATAGACCATCCTCACGGTGGTGGTGAAGGCAGAACAAGCGGCGGCAGGCACCCTGTTACGCCATGGGGTAAACCAACCAAGGGTTATAAAACTAGAAAGAGTAACAAGCCGACAAATAAATATATTATTTCAAGGCGTAGATAA
- the rpsS gene encoding 30S ribosomal protein S19, whose product MPRSLKKGPFIDDHLLDKVNAAKEKGDKKVIKTWSRRSTILPEMVGLTFAVHNGNKFIPVYVTENMVGHKLGEFALTRTFRGHKKDDKKVKR is encoded by the coding sequence GTGCCGAGATCCCTCAAAAAAGGACCGTTTATAGATGATCATTTGCTGGATAAAGTAAATGCAGCAAAAGAGAAAGGGGATAAGAAGGTCATTAAAACCTGGTCAAGAAGAAGTACGATTCTGCCTGAAATGGTGGGTTTGACATTTGCTGTACATAATGGTAACAAATTTATCCCTGTTTATGTAACTGAAAACATGGTCGGTCACAAGCTCGGTGAGTTTGCTTTGACGCGTACGTTTCGCGGCCATAAAAAAGACGATAAAAAAGTTAAGAGATAG
- the rplV gene encoding 50S ribosomal protein L22 — MDVQAKGRYVRVSPRKARLVADLVRGKSAEAAIDILNFTPKKAAKDITKVIKSAVSNAEENHGVRDVSGLKIKEIKVDGGPILKRYMPRAYGRATMIRKRTSHITVVLSE, encoded by the coding sequence ATGGATGTTCAAGCTAAAGGAAGGTATGTAAGAGTATCTCCCAGAAAAGCTCGTCTCGTAGCTGACTTAGTAAGAGGCAAAAGCGCAGAAGCCGCGATAGATATTCTTAATTTTACTCCTAAGAAAGCGGCAAAAGATATTACGAAGGTTATCAAATCTGCGGTTTCAAACGCTGAAGAAAATCATGGCGTGAGAGATGTTTCCGGATTGAAGATAAAGGAAATCAAAGTTGACGGCGGTCCTATTCTGAAAAGATATATGCCGAGAGCCTATGGCCGTGCGACTATGATACGCAAAAGGACCAGTCACATAACAGTTGTTTTGTCGGAATAG
- the rpsC gene encoding 30S ribosomal protein S3, whose protein sequence is MGQKVHPVGIRIGVNKNWKSVWYAGKREYRKNLMEDLKIRDFLKKRLKQAGVSSVDIERMGSKLKITLNTSRPGIVIGKKGAEIEKLKKELNKFTAADVQVGIREIKKPETDAQLIADNIGFQLIRRVAFRRAMKKAVLQAMKAGAQGIKVMSSGRLAGSDMARTEWYIRGRVPLQTLRADIEYGYSEALTTYGIIGVKVWLFKGEIIEAKNNSSTEVD, encoded by the coding sequence GTGGGGCAAAAAGTACATCCTGTGGGAATTCGGATTGGAGTTAATAAAAACTGGAAGTCCGTTTGGTATGCAGGTAAAAGAGAATACAGAAAAAATCTTATGGAAGATCTGAAAATCAGAGATTTTCTTAAAAAAAGGCTGAAACAGGCCGGAGTGTCTTCAGTTGATATAGAAAGGATGGGCTCTAAACTTAAAATAACCCTCAATACAAGCAGACCCGGGATTGTTATAGGCAAGAAAGGGGCTGAGATAGAGAAACTGAAAAAAGAGCTCAATAAGTTTACTGCTGCTGATGTACAAGTTGGTATCAGGGAAATTAAAAAACCTGAAACCGATGCACAATTAATCGCTGACAACATAGGTTTCCAGTTGATCAGAAGGGTTGCCTTCCGTAGGGCAATGAAAAAGGCCGTACTACAGGCTATGAAGGCCGGAGCTCAGGGGATAAAAGTGATGTCATCCGGGCGACTTGCCGGTTCCGATATGGCGAGAACCGAATGGTACATAAGAGGCAGAGTTCCTCTTCAAACCCTGAGAGCAGATATTGAATACGGTTATTCCGAAGCCTTGACCACATATGGGATAATCGGTGTTAAGGTTTGGCTTTTTAAAGGTGAAATAATTGAAGCTAAGAATAATAGTAGTACAGAGGTAGATTAA